Proteins encoded together in one Ipomoea triloba cultivar NCNSP0323 chromosome 4, ASM357664v1 window:
- the LOC116017167 gene encoding F-box/kelch-repeat protein At5g60570 has translation MGFEAHETKKLNISCSNRINKSSPDCAHLEDNEQGLEMRSGGEEDGCYKLGSNDSLLPGLHNDVALTCLARTCRSDYASLSCLNSRFNLLVKSGYLYELRRHLGIIEHWVYMVADPRGWEAFDPFRNKWFRLPKIPCDDCFNYADKESLAVGSELLVFGRELFDFAIWKYSLVGHNWAKCDVMNHPRCLFASGSLGSIAIVAGGSDKNGNVLKSAELYDSSTGRWEILPNMHSPRRLCSGFFMHGKFYVIGGMTSVTDSLTCGEEFDLKTRKWRKIEGMYPNVNRAAQAPPLVAVVRDQLFAVEYLTNMVKKYDMEKNSWDVLGRLPVRADSSNGWGLAFRSCGERLLIVGGQRGPEGEAIVLSAWSPGSTMKDGTLDWQVVGVKEHSGVFVYNCAVMGC, from the coding sequence ATGGGTTTTGAAGCCCATGAAACTAAGAAATTGAATATCTCTTGTTCCAATAGGATTAATAAGTCCTCACCTGATTGTGCTCATCTGGAGGACAATGAACAGGGTTTGGAAATGAGGTCTGGTGGAGAGGAAGATGGTTGCTATAAGTTAGGATCAAATGATTCTCTCCTTCCCGGTCTACATAATGATGTTGCGTTGACATGTCTAGCTCGGACTTGTAGATCAGATTATGCTTCCCTGTCATGCTTAAATTCAAGGTTCAACTTGTTAGTTAAAAGTGGGTATTTATATGAGTTGCGAAGACATTTGGGAATTATTGAGCATTGGGTTTATATGGTAGCTGATCCCAGGGGTTGGGAAGCTTTCGACCCCTTTAGAAATAAATGGTTCCGATTGCCTAAAATACCATGTGATGACTGTTTTAACTATGCTGATAAGGAGTCGTTAGCTGTGGGAAGTGAGTTGCTTGTTTTTGGTCGCGAATTGTTTGATTTTGCTATATGGAAGTACAGTTTAGTTGGGCATAATTGGGCCAAGTGTGATGTTATGAACCATCCTCGTTGTTTGTTTGCATCTGGTAGTCTTGGATCGATTGCCATTGTTGCTGGGGGAAGCGACAAGAATGGGAATGTACTAAAGTCTGCTGAGCTTTATGATTCTTCAACTGGTAGATGGGAGATATTACCCAACATGCACTCCCCACGTCGGTTATGTTCTGGTTTCTTCATGCATGGAAAATTCTATGTGATTGGTGGGATGACCAGTGTCACTGACTCATTAACTTGTGGGGAGGAGTTTGATCTAAAGACAAGGAAGTGGAGAAAAATAGAGGGCATGTATCCAAATGTTAATAGAGCTGCCCAGGCACCTCCACTTGTAGCAGTTGTTAGGGACCAACTGTTTGCAGTTGAGTATCTAACCAACATGGTAAAGAAATATGACATGGAAAAGAACTCGTGGGATGTGTTGGGAAGACTTCCCGTGAGAGCCGATTCTTCAAATGGTTGGGGTCTTGCATTCAGATCATGTGGAGAAAGACTTCTCATTGTGGGTGGTCAAAGGGGTCCAGAAGGTGAAGCTATTGTTTTGAGTGCTTGGTCTCCTGGATCAACTATGAAGGATGGAACCTTGGACTGGCAGGTCGTTGGGGTAAAGGAGCACTCTGGGGTCTTTGTTTACAACTGTGCCGTTATGGGATGTTAA